A segment of the Pedobacter faecalis genome:
CGCAACATAGAGCTGGTGAAAAGTCTTGGCCTAGCCAATCAGGAGATCAACAGGCTGAACGCGACCACAACGAAGATATTGGGCCTGGAGCTTAAGAAAGTTAAATACATCCGCAGTTTGAGCTTTATCCAGGGTACGTTTGTAAACCTGCTTCGTAACGGTCTGCTCTTCCTGATGATGTATCTGATCTTTGCAGGCCGCATTACGGTGGGTGAGTTCTTCTCGCTGTTCATCTATTCGTTCTTTATTTTCGGGCCGCTGCAGGAACTCGGCAATATTATCAATATATACCGCGAAACAGAGGTGTCGCTCAACAACTTCGAACGGATCATGTCGATACCGAAGGATAAAAAGCCTGAGCGCCCGGTTAAGGTCGACCAGATCAGGACGCTGGAGTTTGATGCGGTAAGCTTCAAGCATCAGTCGGCCACCACAAACGCACTGAACAGTATCAATTTTGAGACGAAAATAGGCGAAACCATTGCTTTTGTTGGTCCGTCAGGATCGGGTAAGACCACGCTGGTAAAACTCCTCGTAGGCCTTTATCAGCCGAAGGTAGGCGATATCCGTTATAATGGCATCACCAGTAAAGACATTGATCTGGATGCACTTCGTGAGAAGATCGGTTTTGTAACCCAGGATACCCAGTTGTTTTCCGGAACAATACGGGAGAACCTGCAGTTTGTAAGACCCGACGCGACAGACGAGGAGTGCATGCGCGTGCTGCATCAGGCAGCGTGCCAGAACCTGCTTGCGCGGGCAGATAAGGGATTGGATACGCTGATAGGCGAAGGTGGTGTAAAGGTTTCGGGTGGTGAAAAGCAACGCTTGTCGATTGCACGTGCCTTGTTGCGCAAGCCTGATATTCTGGTGTTTGATGAAGCAACCTCATCACTGGATTCGCTGACCGAGGAAGAGATTACCGCAACCATCCGTGAGGTTTCCGATATCGCCAACCACATCACTATATTGATTGCGCACAGGCTTTCGACCATCAGGCATGCCGACCGCATTTATGTGCTGGAGAAAGGTAATGTGATTGAAGAAGGCAACCACGAGTCGCTCGTAGCCCGCAACGGCTTATACTATGCCATGTGGAGACAGCAGATCGGTGAACGTGCCGAGGCCTAGTTCATAACCCTCGAGTAGAAGTCGAGATAAGCCGAACGCATGTCTTCCGCCTGGTTGATCGCCGCTGATGCTGCGATGCCGAAAATGCCGGTCTGCATCAGCTCGTCTACATCCTCGAGGCTAACGCCGCCAACAGCAAGCACAGGGAAATCCGGGTGTGTTTCCTGCAGTTTATGGAGCGCCTTACGGTATCCCTGTAAACCAAGCAGCGGAAAATTATTGGGCTTGGTGGTCGTGTCTGCAAAAGGGCCCAGACCTGCATAGTCGACACCCTCATCGGCGATGCGTATCAGGCCCTCAATGCTGCTAGCCGATCCACCCAGCGTTACAGCATCGCCGAGCTCTTCGCGCAAACGTCGAAAATCGGCATCCATATCCTCGATATGAAAGCCCTGTATATCGGCCAGGCCATTGAGGTGCACATGATCTGTAACGATCAGGGTGGCACCCCAATCGTCACAGAGTTCTGCGATTTCATTAATGTCGTTAAGCAGTTCCTCGTCCAGCTTTGTAAGGCAGCGGTATTGAATCCATTTCGCCCCTGCTTCGCAGGCTATGCGCGCTTGTTCAGGATGGCTCAGGTGGTCAATGTCGTGCGTAATAAATTGCAGCTTTTCGATGAACTTTTTCATAGGGTTAAAATTTGAGGTTGAGCGAGAACAGGAAGTTCGTTCCTGCCTGCGGGAAGTAAAAGTTTTCCGTGGTGGTCAGTCCCTGATAAAGGAAACTATAGGTGTAACCGTTGCTTTCATATCTTTCGTCCAGGATATTGTTGACCAGCAGTCCGATATTAACACTCTTAATGCCGCTGAGTTTGAAATCATAGCCCAGGCGCAGATTGTTGACCAGGTAGGCATCAAGTTTCCTGTTCTCATTTTGTGTGTTGTCCATAAACTGATCGCTCACATACTTGGTCTGCCAAGCAGCCGCCAGCCCTTTAAATGGCTTATACACCAGTTCGCCAAATAATACGGTGTTTGGCGAGAAGGCGATGTCGGGCCGCTCGTACGTGGTAGCCACCAGCCCGGCAAGGTCGAAGTTGTCGTCGTACTCCGGAACATAGTCTACATAGTCTTTGATCTTGTTCCGGCTGAAGGCCGCATTCGCGTTAAGGGCGAAACGTGAGCTCAGGACGTATGAGGCGTCAAGTTCGATACCCATCCTGTAGCTGTCGTCAACATTCTGCCTGTAGGCATCCGAAAACTCGTTGATCTCGCCCGTAAAGATCAGCTGATCCTTGTAAAACATCCCGTAAAGGTTTGCCCCCGCGGTGAGCCGTTCGTTTTTAAAGCGGTAGCCCAGTTCCACGTCGTTCAGTATTTCAGCCTTAGGTAAAGGAAGGCCGGCTTTTAAATTTGTGAAATCATCCCGGTTAGGTTCCTTATTTGCCCTGCTGAAGGAGGCATACACGTTGCTTTGCGCGTTCAGGAACACTGTGGCCCCTAGCTTGGGATTAAAGAAGTTGTAGTTGTTGTCGAAATTAAGCGTCTTGAGGTTCTTATCGGTCCCGCTGATCCGGTACCCTACGTTCCTGTACTGGAGGTCGGCAAACAAGCTCAATTTTTCTACAGGGCTGAAATTGACCTTACCATAGATGTTAAAGTCATCCTTACTGCCTTTTCCATCATAGTAATGGAAATCCTCCGGAATGGAAGAAGCGAACTGCGCCCAGGTTATTTCGCCGAAATGCTTGCCGCGGTATTCATTGTACGCCCCGCCAAGGCTGAAGTTAAGGTTGGACGCCGGCTGATAATTTAATGCGTAGGTGAGGCCGTAAAAGTCATTGTCGAGCCAGCGGCGGCGCACCAGGTCGCTTTCCTCTACCTCGGTGCCGCCCACGGTAACATTAGGGAGGCCGTAGTTGTCAAAACCCGCGGAGGCCTTAAATTCTTCAAAATAGCCCCTTCCATCAGTATAGTGCAGGGCGGCGTTGAACGACAGGTTATCACCCAGTTGTCGCGCGTACAAGGCCTGATAATGGTTTTGCCAGTAGTTGTCGGTCTGATCGTCGTACGTAAAGGAATTGTAGGTTCTATTGCTGGAGTTGCGCAGGTTGGCCGCATCAGCTTCACTTAAATAGTTTCTTTCGATATACGCCTGTATACCTGCCGCATCGTTGCGCAGCTTAGCTTCCGGAACGCCGTTCCAGGCCTGGTAGGTTTGCTCAGAGCCGGCAAACACGTTGACCCGCAAAAGGTCATTTTTGCCATGATACGCGCCGGAGAGAAAATAGGACTTCAGATCGGAGGCCGCACGGTCGATGAATCCATCAGATTTTATCCTGGACAGGCGGCCGTCGAAGCTGAATTTGTCGTTGATCAGTCCTGTTCCCACCTTGACGGTATTTTTCAGGGTATTGAACGAACCGAAGGTGTTGTTTAACTCGGCATACGGCAGTTCAGACGACAAGCTGGTCTGTATGTTGAGGCTTCCGCCGAAAGCACCTGCGCCGTTGGTCGACGTCCCGATACCGCGCTGGATCTGTATGTTCTCCACCGAAGATGCAAAGTCGGGCATATTAACCCAGAACGTTCCCTGGCTTTCGCTGTCATTGTACGGA
Coding sequences within it:
- a CDS encoding thiamine phosphate synthase produces the protein MKKFIEKLQFITHDIDHLSHPEQARIACEAGAKWIQYRCLTKLDEELLNDINEIAELCDDWGATLIVTDHVHLNGLADIQGFHIEDMDADFRRLREELGDAVTLGGSASSIEGLIRIADEGVDYAGLGPFADTTTKPNNFPLLGLQGYRKALHKLQETHPDFPVLAVGGVSLEDVDELMQTGIFGIAASAAINQAEDMRSAYLDFYSRVMN
- a CDS encoding ABC transporter ATP-binding protein, translated to MKILYSYLKNYKGLILLALFLAAVNQIFSFLDPYVFRLIIDKYVTNYKEYSTDEFIKGAGVLILLAMGAAMVSRIAKNFQDYYVNVITQRLGAKIYSDGLAHSLELPYQVFEDQRSGETLGVLQKVRIDTEKLVQAVINVLFTSIIGIIFVTVYAISVYWVIAVVYFSSIPLLGFLSSFLSKRIKKVQKNIVAETTALAGSTTESLRNIELVKSLGLANQEINRLNATTTKILGLELKKVKYIRSLSFIQGTFVNLLRNGLLFLMMYLIFAGRITVGEFFSLFIYSFFIFGPLQELGNIINIYRETEVSLNNFERIMSIPKDKKPERPVKVDQIRTLEFDAVSFKHQSATTNALNSINFETKIGETIAFVGPSGSGKTTLVKLLVGLYQPKVGDIRYNGITSKDIDLDALREKIGFVTQDTQLFSGTIRENLQFVRPDATDEECMRVLHQAACQNLLARADKGLDTLIGEGGVKVSGGEKQRLSIARALLRKPDILVFDEATSSLDSLTEEEITATIREVSDIANHITILIAHRLSTIRHADRIYVLEKGNVIEEGNHESLVARNGLYYAMWRQQIGERAEA
- a CDS encoding TonB-dependent receptor; protein product: MKRLAIALIVLAPFAVNAQSKPDLKKRKDSAVVLNEIIIQSTRANDKSATTYRNLSKTEIEQNNFGQDLPFILNNTPGVVVTSDAGAGVGYTGIRIRGSDASRVNVTINGIPYNDSESQGTFWVNMPDFASSVENIQIQRGIGTSTNGAGAFGGSLNIQTSLSSELPYAELNNTFGSFNTLKNTVKVGTGLINDKFSFDGRLSRIKSDGFIDRAASDLKSYFLSGAYHGKNDLLRVNVFAGSEQTYQAWNGVPEAKLRNDAAGIQAYIERNYLSEADAANLRNSSNRTYNSFTYDDQTDNYWQNHYQALYARQLGDNLSFNAALHYTDGRGYFEEFKASAGFDNYGLPNVTVGGTEVEESDLVRRRWLDNDFYGLTYALNYQPASNLNFSLGGAYNEYRGKHFGEITWAQFASSIPEDFHYYDGKGSKDDFNIYGKVNFSPVEKLSLFADLQYRNVGYRISGTDKNLKTLNFDNNYNFFNPKLGATVFLNAQSNVYASFSRANKEPNRDDFTNLKAGLPLPKAEILNDVELGYRFKNERLTAGANLYGMFYKDQLIFTGEINEFSDAYRQNVDDSYRMGIELDASYVLSSRFALNANAAFSRNKIKDYVDYVPEYDDNFDLAGLVATTYERPDIAFSPNTVLFGELVYKPFKGLAAAWQTKYVSDQFMDNTQNENRKLDAYLVNNLRLGYDFKLSGIKSVNIGLLVNNILDERYESNGYTYSFLYQGLTTTENFYFPQAGTNFLFSLNLKF